Proteins encoded by one window of Electrophorus electricus isolate fEleEle1 chromosome 17, fEleEle1.pri, whole genome shotgun sequence:
- the lrrc75bb gene encoding leucine-rich repeat-containing protein 75B isoform X2: MGSKLTRQSSLDSEAAFFSRGRHRQDCSTGSEKSETGGAGELWFTSLMLKSEKLPVILRKSNPSPFERRVTWAREIQKLLKEERVDEAADVLKLLRKDMGLEGTSLNDILYKNAAFLNLVDPISHELLLSLARDMQCPKRETDALRSSDKICRQLVYHLTPHSKWARHKVPRSKSHACLKSFLKMTCDTLDLSGIRLSSRDVQRVSHYLQRHSTSITAVDLSFTALRDDSLRQLLPPLCIMPRLATLAVNGNRLTVAVVKDLTEAVKDGRKFPSLAWVDLGNNVDIFTMPQPLLLGLRRRSGLRGSLPTIYESECTCLEVSTEEPSVVEEEEEEESWTMEKNSSISLHVCQR; encoded by the exons ATGGGTTCTAAGTTGACCAGACAGAGTAGTCTGGACAGCGAAGCAGCGTTTTTCAGCAGAGGTCGGCATCGCCAGGACTGTTCCACAGGCAGCGAGAAGAGTGAGACTGGAGGTGCCGGAGAACTTTGGTTCACATCTTTGATGCTAAAATCTGAGAAGCTCCCAGTAATTTTACGCAAATCGAATCCCAGCCCGTTTGAGCGGAGAGTAACCTGGGCCCGGGAGATCCAGAAACTGCtgaaagaggagagagtggaCGAGGCGGCAGACGTGCTGAAACTACTCAGGAAG GACATGGGTCTTGAAGGAACCTCTCTTAATGATATCCTGTATAAGAACGCTGCCTTCCTCAACCTGGTGGATCCAATTTCCCACGAGTTACTGCTTAGTCTGGCGAGAGACATGCAGTGCCCAAAGAGG GAGACAGACGCCCTCAGATCCTCTGATAAGATCTGCCGACAGCTGGTCTACCACCTGACGCCTCACTCCAAGTGGGCACGGCACAAGGTGCCCAGGAGTAAGTCCCACGCCTG TCTGAAATCCTTCCTGAAGATGACGTGCGATACGCTGGACCTGTCGGGGATACGGCTGAGTTCACGGGACGTCCAGCGCGTGTCCCACTACCTCCAGAGACACAGCACCTCCATCACGGCCGTGGACCTGAGCTTCACGGCACTGCGGGATGACAGCCTGCGTCAGCTCCTGCCCCCGCTCTGCATCATGCCCAGGCTTGCCACCCTCGCTGTCAATGGCAACCGCCTCACCGTCGCCGTGGTGAAGGACCTGACGGAGGCGGTGAAGGACGGGAGGAAGTTCCCCAGCCTGGCATGGGTGGACCTGGGCAACAATGTGGACATCTTCACCATGCCACAGCCACTTCTGCTGGGCCTGCGCAGACGCTCCGGCCTCAGGGGCAGTCTGCCCACCATATACGAGTCAGAGTGCACCTGTCTGGAGGTGTCCACAGAGGAGCCCAGCgtggtggaggaagaggaggaggaggagagctgGACCATGGAGAAGAACAGCAGTATCTCACTGCACGTGTGTCAGAGATGA
- the lrrc75bb gene encoding leucine-rich repeat-containing protein 75B isoform X1, with the protein MGSKLTRQSSLDSEAAFFSRGRHRQDCSTGSEKSETGGAGELWFTSLMLKSEKLPVILRKSNPSPFERRVTWAREIQKLLKEERVDEAADVLKLLRKDMGLEGTSLNDILYKNAAFLNLVDPISHELLLSLARDMQCPKRETDALRSSDKICRQLVYHLTPHSKWARHKVPRSKSHACRTACDCRSGWTSSLKSFLKMTCDTLDLSGIRLSSRDVQRVSHYLQRHSTSITAVDLSFTALRDDSLRQLLPPLCIMPRLATLAVNGNRLTVAVVKDLTEAVKDGRKFPSLAWVDLGNNVDIFTMPQPLLLGLRRRSGLRGSLPTIYESECTCLEVSTEEPSVVEEEEEEESWTMEKNSSISLHVCQR; encoded by the exons ATGGGTTCTAAGTTGACCAGACAGAGTAGTCTGGACAGCGAAGCAGCGTTTTTCAGCAGAGGTCGGCATCGCCAGGACTGTTCCACAGGCAGCGAGAAGAGTGAGACTGGAGGTGCCGGAGAACTTTGGTTCACATCTTTGATGCTAAAATCTGAGAAGCTCCCAGTAATTTTACGCAAATCGAATCCCAGCCCGTTTGAGCGGAGAGTAACCTGGGCCCGGGAGATCCAGAAACTGCtgaaagaggagagagtggaCGAGGCGGCAGACGTGCTGAAACTACTCAGGAAG GACATGGGTCTTGAAGGAACCTCTCTTAATGATATCCTGTATAAGAACGCTGCCTTCCTCAACCTGGTGGATCCAATTTCCCACGAGTTACTGCTTAGTCTGGCGAGAGACATGCAGTGCCCAAAGAGG GAGACAGACGCCCTCAGATCCTCTGATAAGATCTGCCGACAGCTGGTCTACCACCTGACGCCTCACTCCAAGTGGGCACGGCACAAGGTGCCCAGGAGTAAGTCCCACGCCTG cagAACTGCCTGTGACTGTAGGAGTGGCTGGACCTCCAG TCTGAAATCCTTCCTGAAGATGACGTGCGATACGCTGGACCTGTCGGGGATACGGCTGAGTTCACGGGACGTCCAGCGCGTGTCCCACTACCTCCAGAGACACAGCACCTCCATCACGGCCGTGGACCTGAGCTTCACGGCACTGCGGGATGACAGCCTGCGTCAGCTCCTGCCCCCGCTCTGCATCATGCCCAGGCTTGCCACCCTCGCTGTCAATGGCAACCGCCTCACCGTCGCCGTGGTGAAGGACCTGACGGAGGCGGTGAAGGACGGGAGGAAGTTCCCCAGCCTGGCATGGGTGGACCTGGGCAACAATGTGGACATCTTCACCATGCCACAGCCACTTCTGCTGGGCCTGCGCAGACGCTCCGGCCTCAGGGGCAGTCTGCCCACCATATACGAGTCAGAGTGCACCTGTCTGGAGGTGTCCACAGAGGAGCCCAGCgtggtggaggaagaggaggaggaggagagctgGACCATGGAGAAGAACAGCAGTATCTCACTGCACGTGTGTCAGAGATGA